One genomic region from Amphiprion ocellaris isolate individual 3 ecotype Okinawa chromosome 20, ASM2253959v1, whole genome shotgun sequence encodes:
- the si:ch211-266g18.10 gene encoding titin isoform X30 gives MAEGAKPASATAAGGSNGAAAPQPGFLRSGALSLLNKLKVSVELLIALAALLSWVVVGVVMFDFVEYKAVPDIQQIITDPVKAVNDAVDEATSLLNKFQECAPDLSDPMSAATYAAEEISAAKDGVVRYFSDEEGTFYLSYIDPVVIGRRAFHSTNDFMCGVVGGCRDTLCTVVDSILDTIQEINKGKIDLSYIDPVVIGRGVFNVTNEFVCGVVGYIQGVLCSILDTILDVVKGVTDISFIDPVVIGRNTFGATNDFVNGIVGYIQSVLCTIIDSILEIVKGTTDISFIDPVVIGRNVFSVTNDFVSGIAGYIQDVLCVILDVILDTLKDIQQAVGFSPMSVLKTTADITKEQISMLVSYFSATLIGEEGIMPEVSLDPMKVVEDAVLEFTDKKDLFVAYMSSMLVGDQGEPAAPPVVNVVTEKDEAVAAPSDINLVRRKGEFLPPFEKVAEILHTAKDEAAPAAELSEDSKTEEEEEEKEEEEEEEEAEVPPEAASEADVQDAEEDEVKHVDLEEKESETPLEEEILDHDSKEEEKEEADKEEEEEIITEEAAEQLEKEEGEEQEEDKKEEEGEEDQGKTEEAVDEEDEEAQAADGVVEDKEEEEEIKTEDVLVEEEEEEVEEEIKTEDYLVEEEEEEVEEEIKTDDVLVEEEEEEEEEEIKTEDDLVEEEEEKEEEEIKTEDDLVEEEEEEEEEEIETEDALVEEEEEEEEETKTIDALVEEEEEEETKTEDALLEDEDEEEEEEAKPEEVLLEDEEKEKEEEETKTEEDLAEDEDEEKEEETKTEDVLLEDEDEEEEEEEDEEDDKTKTDKDLAEDVEKEEPKLEDLAEEEEEEEEEEEEEEEEQEEEEEVKSEEEDERVQQTIKITDDDARDQFEKTDEEDQDLEMDNEDEEEEEGEKLDYVEIKEDDKDAEEEPLVQQLDLKILASEKLHIDQIPESEEETLLPEHDEDEFADIVDDHDENNNNSESRKTEPKRKRKVHVPFEKLRRVGSRAPHKEEHLSKHEKVLKEAKERHAIKEVKDAIVKEEEPVKKALKEEEDAKKLPKEKKQVKKLLKEEKEIKKPSKEKKEVKKPAKEEEEVKKPLKEEKVKKQLKEEKEVKKPPKEHKEVRKHKRLSKKEEEVKERPKEEKEIKKPLRDKKEVKKPPREEKETKKPPKEEKEIKKPPKKEKEEKRPPKAAEVTKEEKKPPKEEKEEKKPIKEAKDKHKPENKEERALKKERDVKKPLKEEKEVKKSPKEEERPSKKEKEVRKLLKEEKEAKKPAKEDKEEEKPLKTEREEKIPSKKQKEVKKPPKEEKEVKKPPKEEKEVKKPQKEEKEPKKPTKDEKEPEKPTKDEKEPKKPTKEEKEIKKPQKEDKEVKKPLKKEKEEKETPKEKREVKKPSKEDKKEKKPIKEETEDEKPHKEAKIPTKDEKEVKKPHKEEKEVKKPPKEEKEGKKPLKDKEIEKLLKQVKEEKESPKDKKGVKQPSEDKKVKKPIKDEKEEKKPLEEKREMKKPSKEDKEEKKPLKEKKEVKKPSEEEKKPLKEKKEVKKPSEEEKKPLKEKKEVKKPSEEEKKPLKEKKEVKKPSEEEKKPLKEKKEVKKPSEEEKKPLKEKKEVKKPSEEEKKPLKEREVKTPPKEDKKEKEEKKPIKEAKKEAESKKEKISKDGKEPIKPSKQEKEIKTTTKEDKEPTKKRVTKTEAKPKKSAKRIKVVKKEVASVLKKEHLNVTKAAEEPKKSAKVLKFAKKQIAPALKKEHKNVTKAAEVPEVPKVTAKPEVTKKVAAPKEAKKEPKQKIKRKPVKPDIDAVKEKEKAAPKKKEAEVSELKPKPGQKDAAVTKEKAKRAPPKKEVPKKKAKAAPAKKEAAAPKEKVKPVILTKEQEGAPKNATLAKERVKIVPMKKVVKAPKKEVKAVSAKTKSAKIKTKPTPVVKEAEAPHKNVSLTKEKVKVVPLKKVPVTPKEKVKAAPTKKEAEVLKEKKAEPVTPKKAAKPTPAKKKKEAELLKEKKPEPVTPKKEAEVLKEKVAEPVTPKKAPVSKAKPTPAKKKKEPAKIKTKPAPVVKEAEAPHKNVSLTKEKVKVVPLKKVPVTPKEKVKPPPTKKEAEVLKERKAEPVTPKKEAEVLKEKKAEPVTPKKAPVSKAKPAPAKKKKEAKVLKEKKPEPVTPKKASVAKTKPAPVVKEAEAPHKNVSLSKERVKVVPLKKVPVTPKEKVKPAPTKKEAEVLKEKKAEPVTPKKAPVSKAKPAPAKKKKVPVTPKEKVEPAPTKKDAEVLKEKKAEPVIPKKAPVSKAKPAPAKKKKEVEAPKEKVKPVILTKEQEGAPKNATLAKERVKIVPMKKEVKVPKEKVKVSAKTKPAKIKTKPTPVVKEAEAPHKNISLTKEKVKVVPLKKVPVTLKEKVKPAPVKKEAEVLKEKKAEPVTPKKVPVTPKEKVKPAPTKKEAEIVKEKKAEPVTPKKAPVTKAKPAKKKKEVETPKEKAKPVILTKEQEGAPKNATLAKERVKIVPMKKVVKAPKEKVKVSAKIKPAKIKTKPAPVLKEAEVPQKNISLTKEKAKVVPLKKVPVTPKEKVKPAPTTKEAEVLKEKKAEPVTPKKAPVAKAKPAPAKKKKEVEAPKEKAKPAAVKKEAKPALAKKVEVAKEKPKPAQEKKAPSKKEAEIKKEKLKSLLKKEPKVTKEKVKPAVKKDILRKKIKPVHVKKEVEAPKEKDKPAAVKKAMLRKKTKAVPVRRVEKKAEKEEKAKEDRVLKEIQESAKKEKAATKKAAKEEKVKAEPSVSDSLLMEDELPYFQCFFVDEDEAQFPFYAFSPLQI, from the exons ggGCCAAACCTGCCTCTGCTACTGCAGCCGGTGGCTCCAATGGAGCAGCAGCACCACAGCCGGGCTTCCTCAGATCCGGAGCTCTGAGTCTCCTCAATAAGCTGAAGGTGTCCGTGGAGCTGCTGATCGCCCTGGCTGCTCTGCTCTCCTGGGTGGTCGTGGGTGTGGTGATGTTTGACTTTGTGGAGTACAAAGCAGTCCCTG ACATTCAGCAAATCATTACGGACCCTGTTAAAGCTGTAAACGATGCTGTGGATGAAGCCACCAGCCTGCTCAATAAGTTTCAAG AATGTGCACCTGATTTAAGTGACCCCATGTCTGCTGCCACTTATGCAGCTGAGGAAATATCAGCAGCAAAAGATGGAGTTGTTCGATACTTTTCAGATGAGGAAG GGACCTTCTACCTCAGCTACATCGACCCTGTTGTCATTGGTAGACGAGCTTTCCATTCAACTAATGACTTCATGTGTGGAGTGGTGGGCGGCTGCAGGGACACACTATGTACTGTTGTGGACTCTATATTAGATACCATACAGGAGATAAATAAAG GAAAAATTGATCTTAGCTACATAGACCCTGTGGTAATAGGCAGAGGTGTCTTCAATGTTACTAATGAGTTCGTGTGTGGAGTGGTGGGCTACATCCAGGGTGTGCTCTGTTCGATACTGGACACTATACTGGATGTAGTGAAAG gagtCACTGACATTAGCTTCATAGACCCAGTAGTAATCGGCAGGAATACCTTCGGCGCTACTAATGACTTTGTGAATGGAATAGTGGGCTACATCCAGAGCGTACTCTGTACCATCATAGACAGTATCCTGGAAATAGTTAAAG gaACAACTGACATTAGCTTCATTGACCCTGTGGTTATTGGCAGGAATGTCTTCAGTGTTACTAATGACTTTGTGAGTGGAATAGCAGGATACATCCAGGATGTGCTCTGTGTAATCTTGGATGTGATACTGGACACATTAAAAG ATATTCAGCAGGCAGTGGGATTCAGTCCCATGTCGGTTCTGAAGACAACTGCGGACATCACCAAAGAACAGATCAGCATGCTTGTGAGCTACTTCTCAGCAACACTGATTGGTGAAGAAG gaaTCATGCCTGAAGTGTCCCTCGACCCCATGAAGGTTGTTGAGGATGCAGTGCTGGAGTTCACAGACAAGAAAGATTTGTTTGTGGCTTATATGTCAAGCATGTTGGTTGGTGATCAAG gTGAACCTGCCGCCCCTCCAGTTGTAAATGTAGTAACTGAAAAAG ATGAAGCTGTCGCTGCCCCATCTGACATCAATTTGGTGAGAAGGAAAG GTGAATTTCTGCCTCCATTTGAAAAAG TTGCAGAGATCTTACACACTGCCAAAGATGAAGCTGCTCCTGCTGCAGAGTTAAGTGAAGACTCaaagacggaggaggaggaggaggagaaggaggaggaggaggaggaggaggaggctgaagTGCCACCTGAAGCCGCTAGTGAAGCAGATGTGCAGGATGCAGAGGAAGATGAGG TGAAACATGTCGACCTTGAAGAAAAAGAATCTGAAACTCCTCTGGAGGAGGAAATCCTTGATCATGACagcaaggaggaggagaaggaagaggctgataaagaggaagaagaggagattATAACAGAGGAAGCTGCAGAGCAGTTGGAGAAAGAGGAAGgcgaggaacaggaggaggacaaaaaagaagaggagggtgAAGAAGATCAAGGAAAGACAGAGGAGGCTGTGgatgaagaagatgaggagGCACAAGCAGCAGACGGGGTGGTAGaagacaaagaggaggaggaggagatcaaaactgaagatgttttggtagaagaagaggaggaggaagtggaggaggagatcAAAACTGAAGATTATTTggtagaagaagaggaggaggaagtggaggaggagatcaaaactgatgatgttttggtagaagaagaggaggaggaagaggaggaggagatcaaAACTGAAGATGATTTggtagaagaagaggaggagaaagaggaggaggagatcaaAACTGAAGATGATTTggtagaagaagaggaggaggaagaggaggaggagatcgaAACTGAAGATGCTTTggtagaagaagaggaggaggaagaggaggagaccaAAACAATAGATGCTTtggtagaagaggaggaggaggaggagaccaaaacagaagaTGCTTTGctagaagatgaagatgaggaggaggaggaggaggccaaaCCTGAAGAAGTTTTGTTAGAagatgaggagaaggagaaagaggaggaggagaccaaaacagaagaagacttggcagaagatgaagatgaggagaaggaggaggagaccaAAACTGAAGATGTTTTGTTAGAAGacgaagatgaggaggaggaggaggaggaggatgaggaagatgaTAAGACCAAAACTGACAAAGACTTGGCAGAAGATGTGGAGAAGGAGGAACCAAAACTTGAAGACCtagcagaagaagaggaggaggaggaggaggaagaggaggaggaggaggaagagcaagaggaggaggaggaggttaaGTCAGAAGAAGAGGATGAAAGAGTCCAacaaaccatcaaaattacTGACGATGATGCCAGAGATCAGTTCGAGAAAACTGATGAAGAAGATCAGGATCTAGAAATGGACaatgaggatgaagaggaggaggaaggagaaaaactGGACTATGTAGAGATCAAGGAGGATGATAAAGATGCAGAAGAAGAACCATTAGTCCAACAGCTTGATCTTAAAATTCTGGCATCAGAAAAGCTCCATATTGATCAGATACCTGAATCTGAAGAAGAAACTTTACTACCTGAACATGATGAAGACGAATTCGCTGACATTGTTGATGATCAcgatgaaaacaacaacaacagtgagAGCAGAAAGACTGAGCCTAAACGTAAGAGGAAGGTTCATGTTCCCTTTGAGAAGCTCAGACGAGTCGGATCCAGAGCGCCTCACAAAGAAGAACATCTCAGCAAACATGAGAAAG TTCTCAAAGAGGCAAAGGAAAGACATGCAATTAAAGAAGTTAAAGATGCCATTGTTAAAG AAGAGGAGCCAGTGAAGAAGGCTCtcaaagaagaggaagatgcGAAGAAGCTGcccaaagaaaagaaacaagtaAAGAAACTCCtcaaagaagagaaagaaataaagaaaccctctaaagaaaagaaagaggtgAAGAAACCAGccaaagaagaggaggaagtcaAGAAACCTCTCAAAGAAGAGAAGGTGAAGAAACAactcaaagaagaaaaagaagtcaAGAAACCACCTAAAGAGCACAAAGAAGTAAGGAAACATAAGAGACTTTctaaaaaagaggaagaagtgaAAGAACGAcccaaagaagaaaaagaaatcaagaaaCCTCTTAGAGACAAGAAAGAAGTGAAGAAGCCACctagagaagagaaagaaaccaAGAAACCTCctaaagaggagaaagaaattAAGAAACCTCCcaaaaaggagaaagaggagaagagacCTCCTAAAGCTGCAGAAGTGacgaaagaagagaagaaacctcctaaagaagagaaagaggagaagaaaccTATTAAAGAAGCTAAAGATAAAcataaacctgaaaataaagaGGAGAGGGCCCTTAAAAAGGAGAGGGATGTGAAGAAACCTCttaaagaagagaaagaggtAAAGAAATCTCccaaagaagaggagagaccatctaagaaggagaaagaagttAGGAAACTTCtcaaggaggaaaaagaagccAAGAAACCAGCCAAAGaagacaaggaggaggagaaacctctcaaaacagagagagaagagaagataccttctaaaaaacagaaagaagtgaAGAAACCACccaaagaagagaaagaagtcaAGAAACCACccaaagaagagaaagaagtcaAGAAACCtcaaaaagaagagaaagaaccCAAGAAACCTACCAAAGATGAGAAAGAACCCGAGAAACCTACCAAAGACGAAAAAGAACCCAAGAAACCTAccaaagaagagaaagaaatcaAGAAACCTCAAAAGGAAGATAAAGAAGTTAAGAAACctctgaaaaaagagaaagaagaaaaggaaactcccaaagaaaagagagaagtgAAGAAACCTtccaaagaagacaaaaaggagaagaaacctatcaaagaagagacagaagatGAGAAACCTCACAAAGAAGCCAAGATACCTACCAAAGATGAGAAAGAAGTAAAGAAACCTCacaaggaagagaaagaagttAAGAAACCTcccaaagaagaaaaagaaggaaagaaacctCTCAAAGATAAGGAAATTGAGAAACTCCTCAAACAAGTCAAAGAAGAAAAGGAATCTCCCAAAGACAAGAAAGGAGTGAAGCAACCTTCAGAagacaaaaaagtcaagaaacCTATCAAAGatgagaaagaagagaagaaacctcttgaagaaaagagagaaatgaaGAAACCTTCCAAAGAGgacaaagaggaaaagaaaccccttaaagaaaagaaggaagtaAAGAAAccttctgaagaagaaaagaaaccccttaaagaaaagaaggaagtgAAGAAGccttctgaagaagaaaagaaaccccttaaagaaaagaaggaagtgAAGAAAccttctgaagaagaaaagaaaccccttaaagaaaagaaggaagtgAAGAAGccttctgaagaagaaaagaaaccccttaaagaaaagaaggaagtgAAGAAAccttctgaagaagaaaagaaaccccttaaagaaaagaaggaagtgAAGAAACCTtctgaagaagagaagaaaccCCTTAAAGAAAGGGAGGTGAAGACACCTCCCAAAGAagataaaaaagagaaagaggagaagaaaccTATTAAAGAAGCCAAAAAAGAGGCAgaatcaaagaaagaaaagatttcAAAAGATGGAAAGGAACCAATAAAGCCTTCTAAACAAGAGAAAGAAATCAAGACAACTaccaaagaagacaaagaacCAACGAAGAAGAGAGTCACCAAGACAG AAGCTAAACCCAAAAAGTCTGCAAAGAGAATTAAAGTAGTCAAGAAGGAAGTTGCATCTGTCCTCAAGAAGGAGCATCTTAATGTTACCAAAGCAG CTGAAGAACCCAAGAAGTCTGCAAAGGTGCTTAAATTTGCTAAAAAGCAAATAGCTCCTGCCCTGAAAAAGGAACATAAGAATGTTACTAAAGCAG CAGAGGTTCCTGAAGTCCCAAAGGTGACAGCCAAACCAGAAGTGACAAAGAAAG TGGCAGCTCCCAAGGAGGCCAAGAAGGAACCAAAGCAAAAAATCAAACGTAAACCTGTAAAACCag ATATCGATGCAgtgaaggaaaaggaaaaagcagCCCCTAAAAAGAAAG aaGCTGAAGTTTCTGAACTAAAGCCCAAACCTGGTCAGAAAG atgCTGCAGTTACTAAAGAAAAAGCCAAGCGAGCTCCACCAAAGAAGG AAGTTccaaagaaaaaggccaaagCAGCTCCAGCAAAGAAAG AGGCTGCTGCTCCTAAAGAAAAGGTCAAACCAGTCATCTTGACCAAAG AACAAGAAGGTGCTCCCAAAAATGCCACTCTGGCCAAAGAGAGGGTCAAAATAGTGCCTATGAAGAAAG TGGTCAAGGcaccaaaaaaagaagtcaaagcTGTCTCTGCAAAGACAA aatctgcaaaaatcaagacaaaaccAACACCGGTAGTTAAAG agGCAGAAGCACCACACAAAAATGTGTCTCTAACAAAGGAGAAGGTGAAGGTGGTGCCACTGAAGAAAG TGCCTGTAACTCCGAAAGAAAAAGTCAAAGCAGCACCAACAAAAAAAG AAGCTGAAGTTCTCAAGGAGAAGAAGGCTGAGCCAGTGACTCCAAAGAAAG CGGCAAAACCAACACCTGCTAAAAAGAAGAAAG AAGCTGAACTTCTCAAGGAGAAGAAGCCTGAGCCAGTGACTCCCAAGAAAG AAGCTGAAGTTCTCAAGGAGAAGGTGGCTGAGCCAGTGACTCCCAAGAAAG CACCTGTTTCCAAGGCAAAACCAACACCTGCTAAAAAGAAGAAAG AACCTgcaaaaatcaagacaaaaccAGCACCAGTTGTTAAAG AGGCAGAAGCACCACACAAAAATGTGTCTCTAACCAAGGAGAAGGTGAAGGTGGTGCCACTAAAGAAAG TGCCTGTAActccaaaagaaaaagtcaaaccACCACCAACGAAAAAAG AAGCTGAAGTTCTCAAGGAGAGGAAGGCTGAGCCAGTGACTCCCAAGAAAG AAGCTGAAGTTCTCAAGGAGAAGAAGGCTGAGCCAGTGACTCCCAAGAAAg CGCCTGTTTCTAAGGCAAAACCAGCACCTGCTAAAAAGAAGAAAG aaGCCAAAGTTCTTAAGGAGAAGAAGCCTGAGCCAGTGACTCCCAAGAAAG CATCTGTTGCTAAGACAAAACCAGCACCAGTTGTTAAAG aggCAGAAGCACCACACAAAAATGTGTCTCTAAGCAAGGAAAGGGTGAAGGTGGTGCCACTGAAGAAAG tgcCTGTAACTCCGAAAGAAAAAGTCAAACCAGCACCAACAAAGAAAG AAGCTGAAGTTCTCAAGGAGAAGAAGGCTGAGCCAGTGACTCCAAAGAAAG caCCTGTTTCTAAGGCAAAACCAGCACCTGCTAAAAAGAAGAAAG tGCCTGTGActccaaaagaaaaagttgaaCCAGCACCAACAAAAAAAG ATGCTGAAGTTCTCAAGGAGAAGAAGGCTGAGCCAGTGATTCCCAAGAAAG CACCTGTTTCTAAGGCAAAACCAGCACCTGCTAAAAAGAAGAAAG AAGTGGAGGCTCCTAAGGAAAAGGTCAAACCAGTCATCTTGACCAAAG AACAAGAAGGTGCTCCCAAAAATGCCACTCTGGCCAAAGAGAGGGTCAAAATAGTGCCTATGAAGAAAG aggtCAAGGTGCCAAAAGAGAAGGTCAAAGTCTCTGCAAAGACAA aACCTgcaaaaatcaagacaaaaccAACACCAGTAGTAAAAG aGGCAGAAGCACCACACAAAAATATCTCTCTAACCAAGGAGAAGGTGAAGGTGGTGCCACTGAAGAAAG tGCCTGTAACTCTGAAAGAAAAAGTCAAACCAGCACCAGTGAAAAAAG AAGCTGAAGTTCTCAAGGAGAAGAAGGCTGAGCCAGTGACTCCCAAGAAAG TGCCTGTAACTCcgaaagaaaaagtgaaaccaGCACCAACTAAAAAAG AAGCTGAAATTGTCAAGGAAAAGAAGGCTGAGCCAGTGACTCCCAAGAAAG CACCTGTTACAAAGGCAAAACctgctaaaaagaaaaaag aagtgGAGACTCCAAAAGAAAAGGCCAAACCAGTCATCTTGACCAAAG AACAAGAAGGTGCTCCCAAAAATGCCACTCTGGCCAAAGAAAGGGTCAAAATAGTGCCTATGAAGAAAG tgGTCAAAGCACCAAAAGAGAAAGTCAAAGTCTCTGCTAAGATAA AACCTgcaaaaatcaagacaaaaccAGCACCAGTGCTTAAAG AGGCAGAAGTACCACAGAAAAATATCTCTCTAACAAAGGAGAAGGCCAAAGTGGTGCCACTGAAGAAAG tGCCTGTAActccaaaagaaaaagtgaaaccaGCACCAACAACAAAAG AAGCTGAAGTTCTCAAGGAGAAGAAGGCTGAGCCAGTGACTCCCAAGAAAG CACCTGTTGCTAAGGCAAAACCAGCACCTGCTAAAAAGAAGAAAG AAGTGGAGGCTCCTAAAGAAAAGGCCAAACCTGCTGCAGTAAAGAAAG AGGCCAAGCCAGCCCTGGCCAAAAAAG TAGAGGTTGCAAAGGAGAAACCTAAACCAGCTCAAGAAAAGAAAg CTCCTTCtaaaaaagaagctgaaataaagaaggaaaagctcaaatCCCTCCTAAAGAAAG AGCCCAaagtaacaaaagaaaaagtcaaaccAGCTGttaaaaaag ACATTTTGAGGAAAAAGATCAAACCTGTCCACGTGAAGAAAG AAGTGGAGGCTCCTAAAGAAAAGGACAAACCTGCAGCAGTAAAGAAAG CCATGTTGAGGAAAAAGACCAAAGCAGTCCCTGTGAGGAGAG ttgagaagaaggcagaaaaggaggagaaagctAAAG AGGATCGAGTTCTTAAAGAGATACAGGAGTCTGCAAAGAAAG AAAAAGCTGCGACGAAGAAAGCTGCCAAGGAGGAGAAAGTTAAAG CAGAGCCTTCTGTATCAGACAGCCTTCTCATGGAGG